The Palaemon carinicauda isolate YSFRI2023 chromosome 38, ASM3689809v2, whole genome shotgun sequence genomic interval ACGGTTTTTTCCAAGTGTACGACTTAAGGGAAATAATTTTACTTCAGTTCTACATTCCTAAAATAATCTGCTTTAATCTCGTTCCATTTCAATCCCATTCTTTCTTGTTCCAAGCTCTCCTTCACGTCTAAGCCCCATTCTGCTTCCTTTCCCTTCACTATTGTTTTTCTTGGGGTGGAATTTGTCTGCCgtcttgactgattgattgattgattgattttgagttttctggcatcctgacatcgaaggtcactgacgccgatatcgtttattatatataaaggataaaaggaaattatatttagaAGCATAAAAGTGTATATATCCTTATAAAAGTTATATGCACtattaaaatttgccgtaaaaacggtaaaaatcctggaataaatgttgccactcatataccgttttaaaaacggacatattgacgtaaaggattgaaattacggttaccaacccgtataagataaaatagtagggtaaaaattacggtcgcctgtattactgaaatacggctgagaactatatattttcacggagaatttccgattgaaatttatgttttttttttttttttaaactgtgtagctttcagaagacctgcttttgaaataaatttaaaaatacggTCTTGAAAATTAGCATTTTTTCAGCTTATTCACAGGATTACTGGACACTGAAATAGCACCGCCTTCCTCTCCAATCACTATTATATTACACTTCTATTGTAACTTCAAACCTGACATTATTCTTGACTTTATGAAATCCCATATCTTTGCAccgttaagaatttgcattaaaaaaacggtaaattcctggaaacatttattctaggacttttaccgttttaaaaacggatatattgacgtaaaggtctaaaggagtgatattacagtcaccaacccgaaaaatataataacaaaatatggtaaaattacggtcgcctgtattttactgaaatacgattgagaacagtatatttttacgaagaatttatgattaaaattactgtttttttaactGTTTAATTTCAAGTCTTTATTGATATACGCATAcgttttcttttatcttattttttcatgtCTAATCTTTTATCTAAAGATCTCTTTCTTCCTCATTTTTTCAATTTTAGGTTGTCACTATACCGTGGAAGGCTTTGATGAAATCAAAGGCCTTTTTGGCAGTAGTACTGATGTATTTCAGCAATGGCTATGGGTTCTATACACTCCTTACGGGACTCCCGACTTACTTTAGCGAGATCCAACACTTCAATTTAAATCAAGTAAGTgacattttcatatattattattattattattattattattattattattattattattattattattattattattattattattattagctaagcttcaatccgagttggaaaagcaggatgctataatttatgcccaaggattccaaatggaaaaaaaaaatagcccagtgaggaaaggaaatgaattacAAGAGCAGTTTGAACAAttgtaataaaattttttaagaacattaacaacattatataaactataaaacgtcaagatgcaagaggaagagaagtaagaatagtgtgcccgagtgtacaataagagataaatatctttacaattcaTTCATCTCATATTAACTACTATACTCTGAAAGATGATTAATTTCTTTTATCTGAAACCTGCTTGTTGCGCGTCATTCCAGTGGGTATTACTTGAGAAACGTTTGGAATATGAAGTGATTTTTTATATGATTGTTACTAAATAATTTCCGTCATAACATTTTAAGAGCCATGGCAATGAATAGTATCACTGACTATAGCTAGTCAAAGACGAAATGTGTTATTGCTCTGCTTGATATAGGAATATTAGGCAAATTCTAAGGTTAGATTTTCGACCTTAGATTTTTAAACTTGGGGGCAATAATGAACAACTAGACTCAGGCCATACAACTTACCAGTACGAGGTTTGTAATTTTTATGGAGAATTGGTCATAGATCTCAAAACCTTGATTTGAATTTTGGTtgggatatttacatatacatgaaatgaaatatcttatgaAGATCAATAGAATTTCGATGATGATCAGATGGTATAATTCTAATGTATGGCCTCCAAAGGCCTTTAATTGTGGTCAAAGATGAATTTGCTCGCTGTTTTCTGTTAGGTATAAAGTAATGTTTCTCCTGTGACAACGTTAAATCCCTTTATTCTTTTATGACCTTGGAATGCAAATGTGGATAGCCAGTCCTCTTTATAAAACCGTGTACCAAATATAAAATTTTGAGAGATGTTAACTGGCACAGAATATATTAATTCTTATAGAGATAAAAACTTCTAATACACCTTTGAATCTTGTAAGGAAAAATGGCATGCCTCACAACGCTAGTCCAGCTGCTTGTTACGTATATTTTCTATTGGAATCCTCATGATTTTATACTTTGCTTCATTCTCCTTCCTACCCCAGAGCGGTTGGACCTCAGCCCTTCCATACATTGCCATGTGGGGTGTGAGTGAAATTTGGGCACAAGTGATGAGCTGGCTGACGGTGAAGGAGAAAATATCTATCACGCGAGTGAGGGTTATTTCAAATACCGTGGGtgagtttcttatttaaaggtggCTCAAGTTCTAAAAGATATTCATAAGTTAGATAGCATGAAAATATATCACCAGGAGCTAGGCTACACTTAAAGAAAAACGTAATTtgaatcggaatttctccgtaaaaatatactgtcagccgtatttcagtaaaatacaacgtaatgattttaccctactttgttattatgctTTACtagctggtgaccgtaatattactcctttacgtcaatatatccgtttttaaaccggcaaatgccaggcaacatttattccagaacttttaccgttttttacggcaaatttaacCAAGCAACAGTTTCACCTAAAAGATTCCACTCTCCTTGAACAGCCTCTTGGGGTCCTGCACTGTGCCTGGTTGCCATGTGCTTCGTCGGTTGCAATTCCACGGCAGCTATGATTTTCATCTGCCTAGCGGTCGGTTTAAACGGTACTTGCTATGCAGGCTACTGTTCATCGACCCAAGACATCGCGCCTAATTTGGCCGGCACTCTTCTAGGCCTGGGCAATACCCTCGGTGGTCTGTCCGGCTCAATTGCCCCTATGATAATGGGCGCAATCACAAACAGTAACGTGAGTATGGGACAGTTcaatgatttttttatctttaagaatACTGATTCTGTTTTGGGATTTTATTAGCTTCTGAAAGGTGCGGGCTAAGTCAAATTTCTTTGATGATTTATATATTAAGAGGCTGATGTTATAGAGAAGTTCTCTCCAGAGGAAATTCAACTTACAGTAGACTGAAGAGCGGGAGCGGCTTAATCATGAGTATAGTTTGTTAATGTAtagttgtatatctatctatctatctatttatctatctatctatctatctatctatctatctatctatatttatatatatatatatatatatatatatatatatatgtatgtatgtatgtatactcgcgcacacacacgtacacacacacacatatatatatatatatatatatatatatatatatatatatatatatatatatatatatataatacatatatatatatatatatatatatacatatatatacatatactgtatatatatatatatatatatatatatatatatatatatatatatatatatatatatatatatatgtgtgtgtgtgtgtgtgtatactcgtacacacactcttatatatatatacacacacacacacatatatatatatatatatatatatatatatatatatatatatatatatatatatactgtatatatacttatataatatgaaactaaGTATGATTCAATCTCAATATTTTCAGCAAACGATAGGAGCATGGAGAATGGTCTTCTTAATTCCCATTTGCCTCTGGGCCACAGCAAGCACCTTCTACTCCATCTTCATTACCTCAGAGGTCCAATCTTGGAATGAATCTACACCTAAGAAGGTTCGTGATATACTTCCTGCTTCATATATTAATCCTGAGATGTTTAGGTCTTATTTGAATGTATTAACGATTGCATTTGATAATTTAGCTTCCCCAAAATCTCTGGAATTAAAGGGAGATTTTTCTTAGGTATAATTATTAACCTCCGCGTAACTTCATTATCATTGTCTACGGCCGACGTATTTTTTATGAAGTTAATACAATTAATACATTATCCATTGAAAATCAGTGACTATGCACTCTACATGAATTAAACAGTAATCTATTTAAACGCTCTTTATatcttttgttgtttcttttgcCAGGAGGTTACTGGGGAAAACGTCCAAAACCAAGAAGGGTATGGGCCAGTGCAAAAAAGTGAAGAAGATAATCTAGTGAACTTAACAAAAAATGGTTCCAGTGACGTTTAGTATAAGCAACGCCGGATTTATGGAACGATTATATCTTATAAGATAGGATTCATTTTGATGAATAAAACTGATggctatggctctctctctctctctctctctctctctctctctctctctctctctctctctctctctctctctctctctctctctattacatacacatacacacatacacatacacaaacacgcacagtggtgaaagggtttgtgtacctccataatcagcaaagctgtaggctacttgtcggggccacccatactaggttggtttgttgtgaacgatcaaaCCAAAGTCtaccaccgtcaccaatccgcagttggccagcgtggtgatgaaaatggccaaacccgagacatTATTAAGGACGAGTCTGAGGCCTTTGGcgtgcagtggaatagaaatagctgtatttgttattgttgatattgtatatacagcatatactgacTAAAACTAGTGTTAGCTTCATTGATCGACGTACAAAAGGTTTAAGGCACCCATAGATTCTATGGATCCGACCTGCTGAACTTATGGAGCTTTGTTTATGCAATATATGGAAGGGATGAATATTAAGATGAACAGCTCTTCGTTGTAAATAGAAATAGTGTCAATTTAGTCTTCTTTGCTCAATATTTAGCTTATTTATTTGCTAAGGTTCTGtaatatttatgtattattgtaTATTTTGTTCTCCATAATTCTATAGCATAATCTTAAGCTTCATTtaacactttctttaaaaaaattttgaacgattacaaatattttttttggttTACAATCTTTTTTATGTAATAGTAAAACAGTTTTATCTTGAAGATATTTTCATTCTCTTTATTGTTCTCATTTCATGCTTTCGGATCGATGATAGAATATGTCATCGATAACTTTGTTTATATGAttgtcgatgtatatatatatatatatatatatatatatatatatatatatatatatatatatatatatatatatatatatatatatatatatatacccattttgagtggggataccttaacgtagcgaaagggtttgagtatcgtcacgattagtaaagctgtactagtcagggacatctaCTGTATACTAGgaaggtttgctgtgaacgatcagacaaaagtctcccatcatcaccaatccgcactgggaagagtggtgatgaaaactggccaaacccaaaatataaatatacttgtCTGAGGTggcgaggcctttgccctgcagtgtactagaaacgggtgtatttgttgttgttgttgttgttgttgttgttgttatgcatAAGAGGGATAGAAAAAGAATATACGGAGGCAGTCACAAGAAACGAAGTCGATTTAGTTTGAACCTGAAAGAAATTTCAGTATGCAGACCTATTTTCTATAGCAGGAAAATCTAACATAATTTAGATCTCAGTTGAAGGCCTTCATCGTTGTGAATCCATTTTAACACAAAACTAATCGTATTTTGATAGTAAAGTGCCACTTAGTTTGGCGGCTGGAGTAATCGAAGATAACGCAAACATCCTGTGGACTAATTATCCCATAAATGCAGGATTGATTCAGAAAGGTTACACACCTGCGGGTGTACATGTGAAGGTGTACCTTAAACAGGTGTGACTAGCTGTACATCTGGATAATAACCAGTCTTGGTGGGTGTACCTGGCACATTCAGTTTACCCGTAAAGGTGTTCCTGTCCACGTACTCCTGCTGGCATATCTGCTATGTTAACAAAGGAACAAGTCATCTGTTTGTGTATACTGTAGTTACATAAGTATTTTACGTAAGCATTCTCTATTGAACATTGTTTCAAAGACTTGAACAGGATGGAGAAAGTAATTTATCTATGTTGCTTGCACTAAAGGATTGGAGTAATGAAAGCGACAAGAGCTCACTTCATGGCCTCAGTATTTACATTTGTCAGGGTTTTACCAGTAGCGTGAAGTTCCGTCAACATTGGCATCAAGAACGACGAACGTCGGGAGTCTCGTGTCGTTTAGTAAATTACTAAACATCTTCATCTCTTACTATAGCTTACGGGTTGCTTATGCCAATCATAGAAATAATCTTCGACTTGgtcttgaaatatataaatatcaggAAACTAATTTTGGAGTTTAATACTGAAAAACGAAAATTGTAATTAAATTGTGGTGGCCCATTACAACCGTCCCTGCCTAGCGTTTTGCCTAcaagtctacccgctgagtcatacGTGGTCGGTCTCCAGCtaggaaaatgtcactgtcccttgccactgccattcataatcggcctttaaatctttaaaacgttTTCTTCATATAccagaaaaataatgaatattggTGAATGTAGACATTAGGACAGATTGATGGGTGGTTCAAGTTTTTGGTaagaatagcccagcgagggaaggaaacagggaaataaataaactacaagagaagtaataaacaattaaaatagaatacttaAGAATAGTAGCAAAACTAAAATAGACCTTTCTTATATgacatataaaaacttcaaaaagaaaagaaaaacaagacgatgaaaaataagatagaatagtttgcctgattgtaccctccagCAAGTATATCAATGGATTGTCATTAATATGGTCTATGGTGATTAAATATGGCTTATACAGTAATATTATTTgagttaatttctttttttcttttgtgggcTGAGGTTTCCTATAAGGGAAAAAAAACGAAAGAATAAATAACTGTAACaggaatacatttaaaaaaaaaattgtatcaagaTATGGGTAAATTATAATGATAAGCAGTTGAataatatagtttttatttcttaCATCAAGCGAACAATACTAAGCaaagattatatattatatcaatttatgtatataGTAGTTTAAAAAATGTCCTTTTTTGCTATACTCATGCCCAGCATCAGATGATAGAATATTCTTATGAATTCAAATCATAAATAacttattataacaataattagcCTAAGAATAATATTCTAAGAAAAAAGGTTTATGTTTATATTTGCTTCATTAAGTATCaattaaataatataaatgaaattgaTCATTgcttcatataattattttttggagacaagaaaaaaaatattacaacttAATTCCTATTCTATGATCACATATTTTgcagatattttaagaaaataatatatcattttaaaacaaGTTATgttcactgttgaaaatttgcattaaaaaaaacggtaaatgtatggcaacatttattccaggatttttaccgttttaaaaaacggatatacggacttaaaggagtgatattacggtcaccaacccgta includes:
- the LOC137630194 gene encoding sialin-like isoform X2 — encoded protein: MVGRNTTGLHSKGNQTNDDVCPAPQTEENISEIEEGDFDWDMSTQGVILASFFYGYLSTNLLGGRASELYGGRIVFGLGIVLTSVLALASPLCAHISTELLIANRILQGMSQGVIFPAINTLMATWTTPKERSKTVTHVYIGIQAGTIVSMSLGGWLCNLKSFGGWPLVFYVFGGTGILWGIAWFLLIHDRPENHPRISPEELHHLQQCKSFVKSAEVVTIPWKALMKSKAFLAVVLMYFSNGYGFYTLLTGLPTYFSEIQHFNLNQSGWTSALPYIAMWGVSEIWAQVMSWLTVKEKISITRVRVISNTVASWGPALCLVAMCFVGCNSTAAMIFICLAVGLNGTCYAGYCSSTQDIAPNLAGTLLGLGNTLGGLSGSIAPMIMGAITNSNQTIGAWRMVFLIPICLWATASTFYSIFITSEVQSWNESTPKKEVTGENVQNQEGYGPVQKSEEDNLVNLTKNGSSDV